GCTCCGCCGCCATTTTTACATTCCGCTTCAGGGTCCATTCGCTGCCCAGTCCGTACCCAAACAGGTAATAAGTCACCGGAGTATGCGCGTTAATCCAGCCGACCTGCAGGATATTGTACAAGGCCTTGCTGCCCGATTTATAACTGATATTAATCTGGCCGTTTTCCTGCGCCGACACGGAGAAAGCATGCTTACCGTTCCGCTGATAGTTAAATGGCCCCAGGGCTACGCCCTGCAGTGTATCGGCAATATTGAACACGCCCACCTGCAGACCGTTGATTTTTTTTGCATAGTTTACCAGGCCGGAAAGCTGAACGCCTTTGCCTATCGCGCCGGCAATATTTACCAACCCCGAAAGCTGCAGACCGCTTTCAAAAACCGGAGTATGGTTTACAATCCCCGCCAGCTGCATTCCTTTTCCAACCCTTGCAGCATGGTTTACGACGCCCCCGATCTGTAAACCGGTGAAGGACTTGCTTTCATTATACCAGCCGGCGATCTGCACACCGCTTACAGCGTTTTTATCGGCATTTGCCAGACCACCGATCTGCAAACCGCGTACGGTGTCGCCGACATAATTATACAACCCACCGATCTGCACCCCGTTTACGCTGCCGCCCACAAGATTTGCCAGGCCGCCCACCTGTACCGACCGCACATGTTTTTGTACGATATTAAACAGCCCCCCGATTTCCAGTGCATCTACCTGCGCGGCATATCCGCCCAATACGTTAAAAGAAAGTTTATTTTCCTGTTGACCCTTCAGTACATTTTTGGTGGCAATGCCCGGCAGCAGGCCCAGCTGGAATTTCTGCTGATAAAAATAATTCTTAAGATTGATACTGCTAAGCCGCTGCCGTGTACCAATCAGCCTGCGGGCCAGCCAGTGCCGCTGCACCGATTTAAGGAGCACTTCATTTTCCTCCATGATCCGGGGCGCCAGCGGAACGGTCAGCTCGGGGTTATTCCTGCTATCGATCGTCAACAGCGTATCGTAATAGGAAACACGGTTAACCGTTAATGCCAGGTGCTGCGCCAGGGGTATCCGCAATGAAAAGAACCCCTGCTCATCCGACATGGTTCCGATCTGCAGTTCCGGTATGTATACGCTAACATAGGCCACCGGCGTTTGATCCGTTTGATCCACAAACCGGCCCCGCACCACAATATGTGGCACTTCTTTTTTGCGGATCACAACCTTATTATTCTGAATGATGTATTGATATTCGTTATCAAACAACAGATCCAGGATTTCATACACCGGTTTATTGGCTGCCGTAAACGACACCCGTTTCTGGTTTTTGATCAGCTGGTTATCATAAGAAAAATAAAACCCTGCTTTGGCTTCAATCTGCATCAGTGCATCATACATCGTGATGTTTCTGAAATCGACGGTAATCACTTTTTGCAACATAGCCGGCTGTGCCGAGGCCCAGATGCCGGAAATAAACAGCAGTACGGTAAAAAGGAACTTTTTCAAAAAGGTTTATTTAGTAATGATATAATGGTCGCCTTGTTTACGCCAGGTAGCATTGATCATCAGTGCGATGTTCTCCATTACCTGCTCCGGAGATTCATAGGATAAATAGGTGCTTGTAATGCGTTTGCTGCCAATAGCCGGATCGAACTGAACATCTACATTATAAAGCTCCCTCAAAATATTCGCCAGGCTGTCGATGCGCATATTATTGCAGCGAATGGTTTGCGTTTTCAATACGGATTCAATCGGCGTTTGGATTTCTCGCAGCAGTAATTGACGGGTTTTGTTATCCTGTACAATCTTTTGACCAGCCACCGCCGTTACAGTCTGATTCCCCAGCGTTGCTTTTACCTTCCCCGAATGTACATACACGGTATTAAACGCCATGCGTTGCTGTATGGTGAAGGCAGTACCCAGTACCTGTACCTCCATCTTTTTATTGTGAATAATGAACGGCTTATCGGGGTTGCGGGCAATATCAAAACGCGCATCGCCTTTTAAGGTTACAGTTCTCGTTTTTCTGTTAAACGCCCGGTCTACTTCCAGCACACCGTTCGCGTATAGTTCAATGGTGCTGTTATCTTTTAAATGCAATTCCCGGGTGCCGGCATCGGCAATATATACCCGCGGTTCCGGGCGCAACCATACCAGGAAAAACAATACGATCCCCGCAAGAGAGGCCGCAACAGCAGCCACCTGCCACCATTTTAAAGCAGCGAACCGGCCGCGGCCCGCCGCTGCAGGAACCTGATCGATCTGCGCCTGGATCTTATCCCAGGCCCGCTCCTTGTTATAATAGGTATACGCCAATGGATTCCTGGATTGTTCCCATATCCGGATGGTTTTGTCATAAATGCCCTGATGCGCAGGATCCTGCCGCAACCATTGCTCCACCGCTTTCCGTTCCGAAGCATCCAACAGCTGCTCATGATAGGCTATCAGTTTATGCTCCATATCTTATACATTGAAAAGTTGATAAATGAATAAAAACAGCAGGCTTACCAGATAGGTTGCCAGGCCGCCGCGCAGGAACTTCAATGCTTTGGTCATATGATTTTCCACCGTTTTTATCGACAGGTCCAGTTCCTCCGCCACCTCCCGGTAGCTCAGTCCCAATTGCCGGCACATATAAAAAACGGTAGCACATTTCTCAGGCAGGCGATCTAAAAGACCCTGGATATGCTCCTGTAACTCCTTTTGCTCCGCCCTATTGCCGTGGTCGGCTTCCGTTCCAGTAACCTTTGCCGTATGCGCGTATACCGCCTGCACTCCTTTGTGCTTTAGCTGATTAAGGCACTCATTGCGCACTGCTGTATACAGGTATGCTTTTACAGATACCACCTGTATGGTATTGCGGGTTTCCCAAAGCTTTATAAAAATATTCTGTAAAATATCTTCCACATACACTTCCGATCTCAGTATGGAACAGGCATACCCGTACAATGCCTCATAATGAAGATCAAAAACATGTTTATATTGAGCCTGGTCCAAAGCCATTCTAACCTGCAAATATACTAGCGCTGTTACTGAATACAATCGAAAGTGCTTTTCCCCCTATCCCCGAAAAAGATTTTTTTCTTTTCCTGCCTTCCGGCTTCTAAACCCTGCGTTAAAACCAGCCGTTTATGCTATTCCCCTGCCATTTTTTAGCTATCTTTAAAAAAATGTGTGCATGAAGAAGATTTTTACGCTGATCCTTACCCTTGTTGTCACTGTTGGTTTTGCCCAGGACAGTTACTGGCAGCAACACCTGAAATACGATATGCAGGTAACCCTCGATGATAAAACCCGGTCCTTAACGGGCAAACAGGCCATCCAATACAAAAACAATTCGCCGGAAACGCTCCATTTTATCTGGTACCATATCTGGCCCAATGCCTACAAAAACGATTCTACAGCTTTGTTTAAACAGATCCGGAGCGATCTTTCACGGACTGAAAAACTGGATGCTGTCACTTATGGTTCCATCGACGGCCTTAATTTTAAGGTGGACGGGAAGCCGGCGAAAACAGCACCGCATTCCAACCCGGAATACATCGACATTATAAAGGTATTGCTGCCCGAGCCTTTAAAACCCGGGGCAACTGTGACTATTACCACTGATTTCAATGTAAAACTGCCCTCCTATTTTTCAAGATCCGGCTTTGCCGATGGCGAGTTCATGATCTGCCAGTGGTATCCCAAACCGGCTGTATTTGATAAAAGCGGGTGGCATGAATTCCCTTACCTGGATATGGGTGAGTTTTACAGCGAATACGCCGATTACCAGGTGAAAATAACATTGCCGTCTGATTATGTGGTGGGCGCCACCGGGGTGTTGCAGGACAAGGAAGAGCTGGAGCGGTACAAATCGGTGGGCGCCATGAATGCTGCTGGCAGGAATGCTTCGCCCAAACTTTACAAACCGACAAAAGCGGGACTGAAAACGCTAACCTACAAGGCAGAAAACGTACCGGACTTTGCATGGTTTGCCGAAAAAGGCCTGGTAATCCAGTACGACACGATCCGGTTAACGAATAAAACAGTGGATGCCTTTACCTATTATCATAACCAGCCCGGCACTTTATGGAACAACAGCATCGATTATGTAAAAGATGCTGTACACCATTACAGCAAATGGATTGGCGAATACCAGTACCCGACGGTACAGGCGTTTGAGGGTCCAAAAAATAATTCCAGCGGGGGTATGGAATACCCGATGATTACATTGATCACCTGTCCGGATGCTACAAAGGAATACCTGGATGGCGTTATCGCTCACGAAGTTGGTCATAACTGGTTTATGAGCATGCTGGGGTCTAATGAGCGCGCACATACCTGGCAGGATGAAGGATTGAATACGTATTACCAGTTCCGGTACGAAGCAGAAAAATACCACTACAATTCGGTGGCCCGGGAATCGATACCGGAAGCCATCAAAAAACTGCCGGTGCCGGAGTTCCAGGAACGGATTTATTTTGCACTTTCACAGATTCCTATGCAAAGTGCAATTGAGCAGCCTGCCGCTGATTTTAAAACCTCCGAAGATTACGGGTTGGTTTCTTATCTCAAAACCTCCATCTGGATGTATCTGCTCGAACGCCGGTTTGGCCAGGATAAGGTAGACCAGGCCTTCCGCGATTACTTTAACACCTGGAACAACAAACACCCGCAGCCGGAAGACCTGAAAGCTTCTTTTGAGAAGAGCCTGGGCACCAACCTGGATCAATTTTTCGCGCTTTTGAAAAAGCAGGGATCCCTTATTCAATAGATCAGTATGCAAATTTCTTTAAAAGACAAAAAGGCGCTGGTGGGCGCCAGCAGCAGCGGGCTGGGGAAAGCCATTGCTATACAACTGGCGGCTTCCGGGGCCACCGTAACCCTCGTGGCCCGAAGAGAAGCGGTATTGCAAGCACTGCAGGCGGCATTGCCGCGCCCGGAGCAACAGCAACATCAGTACATCGTTGCCGATTTTTCAGACATCGATGCGTATAAACAAACGGTTGACGCCTATTTTGCA
The sequence above is a segment of the Niabella agricola genome. Coding sequences within it:
- a CDS encoding STN and carboxypeptidase regulatory-like domain-containing protein yields the protein MKKFLFTVLLFISGIWASAQPAMLQKVITVDFRNITMYDALMQIEAKAGFYFSYDNQLIKNQKRVSFTAANKPVYEILDLLFDNEYQYIIQNNKVVIRKKEVPHIVVRGRFVDQTDQTPVAYVSVYIPELQIGTMSDEQGFFSLRIPLAQHLALTVNRVSYYDTLLTIDSRNNPELTVPLAPRIMEENEVLLKSVQRHWLARRLIGTRQRLSSINLKNYFYQQKFQLGLLPGIATKNVLKGQQENKLSFNVLGGYAAQVDALEIGGLFNIVQKHVRSVQVGGLANLVGGSVNGVQIGGLYNYVGDTVRGLQIGGLANADKNAVSGVQIAGWYNESKSFTGLQIGGVVNHAARVGKGMQLAGIVNHTPVFESGLQLSGLVNIAGAIGKGVQLSGLVNYAKKINGLQVGVFNIADTLQGVALGPFNYQRNGKHAFSVSAQENGQINISYKSGSKALYNILQVGWINAHTPVTYYLFGYGLGSEWTLKRNVKMAAELVSLFYTPAHGFDTDYNNICFQPVFIWQAHKKLQLFAGPRLQYQLPAQNGAPAAYGGFRTNMIALNRSVHHPLDLGCMVGVNIF
- a CDS encoding FecR domain-containing protein; the protein is MEHKLIAYHEQLLDASERKAVEQWLRQDPAHQGIYDKTIRIWEQSRNPLAYTYYNKERAWDKIQAQIDQVPAAAGRGRFAALKWWQVAAVAASLAGIVLFFLVWLRPEPRVYIADAGTRELHLKDNSTIELYANGVLEVDRAFNRKTRTVTLKGDARFDIARNPDKPFIIHNKKMEVQVLGTAFTIQQRMAFNTVYVHSGKVKATLGNQTVTAVAGQKIVQDNKTRQLLLREIQTPIESVLKTQTIRCNNMRIDSLANILRELYNVDVQFDPAIGSKRITSTYLSYESPEQVMENIALMINATWRKQGDHYIITK
- a CDS encoding RNA polymerase sigma-70 factor, which produces MALDQAQYKHVFDLHYEALYGYACSILRSEVYVEDILQNIFIKLWETRNTIQVVSVKAYLYTAVRNECLNQLKHKGVQAVYAHTAKVTGTEADHGNRAEQKELQEHIQGLLDRLPEKCATVFYMCRQLGLSYREVAEELDLSIKTVENHMTKALKFLRGGLATYLVSLLFLFIYQLFNV
- a CDS encoding M1 family metallopeptidase — encoded protein: MKKIFTLILTLVVTVGFAQDSYWQQHLKYDMQVTLDDKTRSLTGKQAIQYKNNSPETLHFIWYHIWPNAYKNDSTALFKQIRSDLSRTEKLDAVTYGSIDGLNFKVDGKPAKTAPHSNPEYIDIIKVLLPEPLKPGATVTITTDFNVKLPSYFSRSGFADGEFMICQWYPKPAVFDKSGWHEFPYLDMGEFYSEYADYQVKITLPSDYVVGATGVLQDKEELERYKSVGAMNAAGRNASPKLYKPTKAGLKTLTYKAENVPDFAWFAEKGLVIQYDTIRLTNKTVDAFTYYHNQPGTLWNNSIDYVKDAVHHYSKWIGEYQYPTVQAFEGPKNNSSGGMEYPMITLITCPDATKEYLDGVIAHEVGHNWFMSMLGSNERAHTWQDEGLNTYYQFRYEAEKYHYNSVARESIPEAIKKLPVPEFQERIYFALSQIPMQSAIEQPAADFKTSEDYGLVSYLKTSIWMYLLERRFGQDKVDQAFRDYFNTWNNKHPQPEDLKASFEKSLGTNLDQFFALLKKQGSLIQ